A region of Nostoc sp. 'Peltigera membranacea cyanobiont' N6 DNA encodes the following proteins:
- the fraD gene encoding septal junction protein FraD, which translates to MNTLLKDVFGFFKFAEGLYAGIRKLLVPPKAYSWQTFIYMSVFSWVLSSLATGYVKDIIAFFGWLFLISGTAWYTTQDPLRVPGTFMPVGAVITGFLVSVFAFGNQEEVITPRIIVFWPTISALITAIPEFIEGSDTDAKARIPKPQDRQRIIILVASSMLLSCWIQFYFVMDHWFQQYPSLQADTFKRSTFVVRTEERLKIPQNGVVILERLQPIVEEQIDKTSWSEVEKWLLDAKQRVRTLGRGVIQKNLGKYEEKDLWRVEPRVANTKSGYILDLLSIWSGPSSNPRGYYLRKSCRIEPVAVTSNSGNKIPVAEIECDRASRLIPGAPPPQQ; encoded by the coding sequence ATGAATACGCTACTTAAAGATGTATTTGGTTTTTTTAAATTTGCTGAAGGGCTGTATGCGGGAATTAGAAAATTATTAGTTCCACCCAAAGCTTACTCTTGGCAGACATTTATTTATATGAGTGTCTTTTCTTGGGTGCTTTCATCTTTGGCTACAGGCTATGTCAAAGATATTATTGCCTTTTTCGGTTGGTTATTTTTAATTTCAGGCACAGCTTGGTATACAACTCAAGATCCTTTGAGGGTTCCTGGTACATTTATGCCAGTCGGGGCAGTGATTACTGGATTCTTAGTGAGTGTTTTTGCCTTTGGAAATCAAGAGGAAGTAATTACACCAAGAATAATCGTTTTTTGGCCGACAATTTCGGCACTAATTACGGCAATACCAGAATTTATTGAAGGAAGCGACACTGACGCTAAAGCCAGAATTCCTAAGCCCCAAGACCGCCAAAGAATTATAATTTTAGTTGCTAGTAGTATGCTGCTAAGTTGCTGGATTCAGTTTTATTTTGTGATGGATCATTGGTTTCAACAATATCCCAGTTTGCAGGCAGATACTTTTAAACGTAGTACCTTTGTTGTCAGAACAGAAGAACGATTAAAAATCCCACAAAACGGGGTTGTAATTCTAGAGAGACTTCAACCAATAGTAGAAGAACAAATAGACAAAACATCTTGGTCGGAAGTAGAGAAATGGTTACTAGATGCAAAACAACGAGTAAGGACTCTGGGTAGGGGAGTAATTCAAAAAAACCTGGGTAAATATGAAGAGAAGGATTTATGGCGCGTTGAACCGCGTGTAGCTAATACTAAATCTGGATATATATTAGACTTATTAAGTATTTGGAGCGGCCCAAGTTCTAACCCACGGGGCTATTACTTAAGAAAATCTTGTCGAATTGAACCAGTTGCAGTAACCAGTAATTCAGGGAATAAGATTCCAGTTGCAGAAATTGAATGCGATCGCGCCAGTAGATTAATTCCAGGAGCGCCACCTCCACAACAGTGA
- the fraC gene encoding filament integrity protein FraC — MPENWMLPRIFPIGGVLFDFLFVLIAIPIEAYILHYRLKFDKKTSIFYAISLNLFSSVIGWLIFFVAEPMLPIEVRSELINYMFFNNFKAPNTQTFIILTAFIIFFATFVMKFFILKVLLLSLNESFAKKEEEAPISQRRRWSTFSNLRLQSTNLVTTILIANSLSYTAITIILLFRAK; from the coding sequence ATGCCTGAGAATTGGATGCTTCCGAGAATTTTTCCCATTGGTGGAGTTCTGTTTGACTTTTTATTTGTACTAATTGCCATTCCTATCGAAGCGTATATTTTGCACTATCGACTAAAATTTGACAAAAAAACTAGTATTTTTTATGCTATTTCTCTCAATCTTTTTTCTAGTGTAATTGGTTGGTTAATATTTTTTGTAGCAGAACCAATGTTGCCGATAGAGGTGAGATCGGAATTAATTAACTATATGTTTTTTAATAATTTTAAAGCACCCAATACACAAACTTTCATAATCTTAACCGCCTTTATAATTTTCTTTGCTACTTTTGTGATGAAATTTTTCATTTTAAAGGTATTGCTACTATCATTAAATGAATCATTTGCGAAAAAAGAAGAGGAAGCTCCAATATCTCAACGGCGGCGATGGAGTACTTTTAGCAACCTGAGATTACAAAGTACCAATTTGGTAACGACTATACTAATAGCGAATTCTCTTAGCTATACTGCTATAACTATTATTTTATTGTTTCGAGCAAAATAG
- a CDS encoding cob(I)yrinic acid a,c-diamide adenosyltransferase gives MTRNGIGIRTAQVRQERLIGQIHVYDGLGKGKSQAALGVVLRSIGLGINTPSDSNRVLLLRFLKGPERDYDEDGAIAALQRGFPHLIDQVRTGRAEFFGPEEITTFDRDEAMRGWDVAKGAIASGLYSVVVLDEINPVLDLGLLLVDEVVKTLKSKPQELEIIATGRAAPQKLLDIADLHSEMKPHHHPTAKALFLEGIEIYTGAGKGKSTSALGKALQAIGRGINHPGSTRVLIMQWLKGGTGYTEDAAIAALQQSYPEVVDHQRCGGDSIVWRNSRQELDYVEAERGWEIAKVAIASGMYKTIILDELNPTVDLELLPVEPIVQALLRKPRDTEIIITGRCQNQPAYFDLASVHSEVYCHKHYANQGVELKRGVDF, from the coding sequence ATGACAAGGAACGGTATTGGTATTCGGACGGCGCAAGTGCGTCAGGAACGCCTAATTGGTCAAATTCACGTCTACGATGGACTGGGTAAAGGCAAGTCTCAAGCTGCTTTGGGGGTGGTTTTGCGCTCTATTGGCTTGGGGATAAATACGCCTAGCGATTCTAACCGGGTTTTACTGCTGCGATTTTTAAAAGGGCCGGAACGTGATTATGACGAAGATGGCGCGATCGCAGCTTTACAGCGTGGGTTTCCCCATTTAATAGACCAGGTTCGCACTGGAAGAGCCGAATTTTTTGGCCCAGAAGAAATTACCACCTTTGACCGAGATGAGGCGATGCGGGGTTGGGATGTCGCCAAAGGTGCGATCGCTAGCGGTTTATATTCAGTTGTCGTCTTAGATGAAATTAACCCCGTTCTGGATTTGGGTTTGCTACTAGTGGATGAAGTAGTAAAGACATTAAAATCTAAGCCCCAAGAGTTAGAAATCATCGCCACCGGACGCGCCGCACCGCAAAAATTACTTGATATTGCAGATTTGCATTCAGAAATGAAACCTCATCACCATCCAACAGCCAAAGCCCTCTTCCTGGAAGGGATTGAAATTTATACTGGTGCTGGGAAAGGTAAGTCTACTAGTGCATTAGGCAAAGCCTTACAGGCCATTGGTAGGGGAATCAATCATCCGGGATCTACCCGTGTGTTAATTATGCAGTGGCTTAAAGGTGGTACTGGCTATACAGAAGACGCAGCGATCGCCGCCTTGCAGCAGTCATATCCAGAAGTAGTGGATCATCAGCGTTGCGGTGGCGATTCCATTGTCTGGCGCAATTCCCGGCAAGAATTAGACTATGTAGAAGCCGAGCGGGGTTGGGAAATAGCAAAAGTTGCGATCGCCTCTGGAATGTATAAAACTATTATTCTTGATGAACTCAACCCCACTGTTGATTTAGAATTACTCCCCGTTGAACCCATTGTCCAAGCTTTACTCCGTAAACCCCGCGATACTGAAATCATCATCACTGGCCGCTGTCAAAATCAACCAGCATACTTCGACTTGGCTAGCGTTCACTCAGAGGTTTACTGCCACAAACACTATGCAAATCAAGGTGTAGAACTTAAACGAGGCGTAGATTTTTAG
- a CDS encoding response regulator: MNATAQESQSLVLIVDDEPFIRMILRHFLEREGYKIVEAQNGREALTAFNQQHPDIILLDAIMPDMDGFECCIQLELLDSSKHTPVLMITGLEDQESVDRAFAVGAMDYVTKPIHWPVLRQRVKRLIQQSQLQQKLETVNLELQRLVTIDGLTQVANRRRFEEYLNQEWQRLKREQRPLSLILCDVDFFKLYNDTYGHRVGDRCLQEIAKAIKDIIKRPSDLVARYGGEEFAVILPNTDTEGATHIAEEICHAVRTLAIPHQNSQVSPHVTISVGFTTEIPQLDSDLEEMIAAADRALYQAKAAGRDRFVQNIILPKSKNSC; the protein is encoded by the coding sequence ATGAATGCCACTGCTCAAGAAAGCCAATCTTTAGTTCTAATTGTTGATGATGAACCTTTCATCCGCATGATCCTGCGGCATTTCTTGGAGCGAGAAGGCTATAAAATAGTGGAAGCTCAAAATGGCAGAGAGGCTTTAACTGCTTTTAACCAACAGCACCCTGACATAATACTTCTTGATGCCATAATGCCAGATATGGATGGGTTTGAGTGTTGCATTCAGTTGGAACTTCTTGATTCTAGTAAACACACTCCAGTTTTAATGATTACAGGACTTGAGGATCAAGAGTCAGTCGATCGGGCATTTGCAGTGGGGGCAATGGACTATGTAACCAAACCGATTCACTGGCCAGTTTTGCGACAACGGGTAAAACGCTTGATTCAGCAATCTCAGTTACAGCAAAAACTAGAAACCGTTAATCTGGAATTGCAGCGATTAGTTACTATTGATGGATTAACTCAAGTAGCTAACCGCCGACGGTTTGAAGAGTATCTTAACCAAGAGTGGCAGCGCCTAAAACGGGAGCAACGGCCGCTTTCGCTGATTCTTTGTGATGTTGATTTCTTCAAATTATATAACGATACTTATGGGCATCGGGTAGGCGATCGCTGTCTTCAAGAAATTGCTAAAGCCATTAAAGATATTATTAAACGTCCCAGCGATCTAGTCGCCCGTTATGGTGGGGAAGAATTTGCTGTGATTTTACCTAACACAGATACCGAGGGGGCGACTCATATTGCCGAGGAAATTTGCCATGCTGTCCGCACACTGGCAATACCTCATCAAAATTCCCAAGTTAGTCCTCATGTAACCATTAGTGTCGGGTTTACCACAGAAATTCCTCAGCTAGATTCTGACTTGGAAGAAATGATTGCCGCAGCAGATCGGGCATTATATCAAGCAAAGGCAGCAGGACGCGATCGCTTTGTACAAAATATCATCCTCCCCAAAAGTAAAAACTCCTGCTAG
- a CDS encoding PAS domain S-box protein, with protein sequence MKASNQHITAINQELTHRIFKQKEVEIDLRGSENRLRRLLETVKVIPWELDLKTWRFTYVGPQAVSLLNYAIAEWYEENFWIDHLHPDDKEKSIGFCREATARCENYELEYRMLAADGRVVWLRDVVSVVEEAGTATMLRGFMFDITDLKQVEETLRLRERALAATSNGIIIADARLACNPVIYVNYAFEQITGYSANEVIGQNCRFLQRTDSQQSALNELRLSIQAGTSCKVILRNYRKDGNLFWNELSISPIHDENGNLSHFIGIQTDISHRKQAEASLRRQALTFENMHDGVIITDLTGNIIDWNPAAESMFGYTKVEILAKHISILHQPEVAATLSTKILETINQLGRWSGEIHFIRKDGSEGICETTIISLQDEQGETVATVGINHDITENKRAKEALQRQLHRTLLLEQITQEIRQSLDASKIFETAATQIGQAFGVERCLIHSYISDPTPRIPLVAEYNILPGYCSMLKLEVPMSNNPHVEQMMAQEIAIASPNVYVDPLLQGVEPICREIGIKSMLSIRTSYQGEPNGAIGLHQCSYFRQWTQDEIELLEAVAAQLGIALAQAYLLEQETRQREELTLKNFALEQAKRQAEAANRAKSEFLAMMSHEIRTPMNAVIGMTDLLLDTDLTPQQQEFVETVRSSGDALLTIINDILDFSKIESGKLELEEQPFDLRACVEQAISLLAPKAAQKDIELAYLIHPQVPTQIIGDMTRLRQVLMNLLNNAIKFTELGEVVLSVELGNGDWGLGNSVPPLEIRGNGDFDREISSQSPSPLIPRGGPEFPDPQSPIPLVQEQLLYEIQFAIQDTGIGITPEKIERLFQPFTQADVSMTRRYGGTGLGLVISKRLSKMMGGTLWVESQGFVGGNPSPRWKSGKLLSSPYTSQGSTFYFTITAQVPAVSEQGEFSNSPMQFEGKRLLIVDDNLTNRQIISLQAESWKMETYAAKSGEEALAQLALGTQFDIAILDMQMPEIDGITLACQIRKQSGCQNLPLVMMTSLGRGETFSDFGDVQFAASLSKPIKQSQLYDVITRVLGNQPIPASISHFPLVDRHLAHRLPLRILLAEDTVVNQKVALLMLQKMGYKADVVTNGVEVLKALQKQPYDLVLMDIHMPEMDGLEASRRICQQWEVGFRPYIIAITANAMRGDREICLAAGMDDYISKPIQFQDLAQALSKCPRQRSIEFPSIVKQDRVMSKELQTSQNILQEGQNQTLKNAKIDLNILKSLRDMVRGDSVVFSELIECYLTETPKLVENISTAIATQDAQTIWKAAHQLKSSSGFIGAMALAQLCRVLEAQGRSSKLENSVESLSQLYQEYEQVRTALEKELAKETP encoded by the coding sequence ATGAAAGCAAGTAACCAGCATATAACAGCAATAAATCAGGAGTTAACTCACAGGATTTTTAAACAGAAAGAAGTAGAAATTGACCTGCGCGGTAGCGAAAACCGTCTGCGACGGTTACTGGAAACTGTCAAGGTTATCCCTTGGGAATTAGACTTGAAAACTTGGCGATTTACTTACGTTGGGCCGCAAGCAGTAAGCTTGTTAAATTATGCGATCGCAGAATGGTACGAAGAAAACTTTTGGATCGATCATCTGCATCCAGATGACAAGGAAAAGTCCATTGGTTTTTGCCGAGAAGCAACTGCTAGGTGCGAGAATTACGAATTGGAGTACCGGATGTTAGCAGCCGATGGGCGAGTTGTCTGGCTGCGAGACGTTGTTAGCGTAGTTGAGGAAGCAGGAACTGCTACGATGTTGAGGGGGTTTATGTTTGACATTACTGATTTAAAGCAGGTTGAAGAAACCTTGAGACTCAGGGAAAGGGCACTTGCTGCTACCAGTAATGGAATTATTATTGCCGATGCTAGACTTGCCTGCAATCCAGTTATTTACGTCAACTATGCCTTTGAGCAAATAACAGGCTACAGTGCTAATGAAGTGATTGGGCAAAACTGTCGATTTTTGCAACGCACAGATAGCCAGCAATCAGCACTCAATGAATTACGCTTATCTATTCAAGCTGGAACAAGTTGCAAAGTTATTCTTCGCAACTATCGAAAAGATGGTAATTTGTTCTGGAATGAATTGAGTATTTCTCCTATCCATGACGAAAATGGCAATTTAAGCCACTTTATTGGAATTCAGACAGATATTAGCCACCGCAAGCAAGCCGAAGCTAGTCTGCGTCGGCAAGCCCTCACTTTTGAAAATATGCATGATGGCGTAATTATCACAGATTTAACCGGAAATATTATTGACTGGAATCCTGCTGCCGAAAGCATGTTTGGTTATACCAAAGTCGAGATTTTGGCTAAACATATCAGTATTTTGCATCAGCCAGAAGTAGCCGCAACATTAAGCACCAAAATTCTCGAAACAATCAACCAGCTAGGACGCTGGTCAGGGGAAATACACTTTATTCGTAAAGATGGCAGTGAGGGAATTTGCGAAACAACTATAATCTCTTTACAGGATGAACAAGGAGAAACTGTTGCCACTGTTGGCATAAATCACGACATTACCGAAAACAAACGAGCAAAAGAAGCACTGCAACGGCAATTGCATCGAACCCTACTACTTGAGCAAATTACTCAGGAAATTCGTCAAAGTCTTGATGCCAGCAAAATCTTTGAGACGGCTGCTACCCAAATTGGACAAGCATTTGGAGTTGAACGGTGTCTGATTCATTCTTACATTAGCGACCCCACACCCCGAATCCCCTTAGTAGCAGAGTATAATATACTTCCCGGTTACTGCTCCATGTTGAAATTGGAAGTTCCTATGAGCAACAATCCGCATGTTGAGCAGATGATGGCACAAGAAATAGCGATCGCTTCTCCAAATGTCTATGTCGATCCTTTACTCCAGGGAGTTGAACCTATCTGCCGAGAAATTGGGATCAAGTCTATGCTGTCAATCCGCACCTCCTATCAAGGAGAGCCAAATGGTGCGATCGGCTTACATCAGTGCAGCTATTTTCGCCAGTGGACACAAGACGAAATCGAATTACTAGAAGCAGTGGCGGCTCAACTGGGTATTGCTTTAGCACAGGCTTACTTACTGGAACAAGAAACGCGCCAACGGGAAGAACTTACTTTGAAAAACTTTGCCTTAGAGCAGGCAAAACGTCAGGCAGAAGCCGCAAATCGGGCAAAAAGTGAGTTTTTAGCGATGATGAGTCACGAAATTCGGACTCCAATGAATGCTGTTATTGGCATGACCGATCTACTGCTGGATACTGACCTCACGCCCCAACAACAAGAATTTGTGGAAACAGTTCGCAGTAGTGGAGATGCTTTGCTCACCATCATCAACGACATTCTAGATTTCTCTAAAATTGAGTCGGGAAAGCTGGAATTAGAAGAACAGCCTTTTGATTTGAGAGCCTGTGTAGAACAGGCTATTTCTTTATTAGCCCCTAAAGCTGCCCAAAAAGACATTGAACTAGCTTACCTAATCCATCCGCAAGTTCCCACCCAGATTATCGGCGATATGACACGTCTGCGCCAAGTCTTAATGAATCTCCTCAACAATGCGATTAAGTTTACTGAACTTGGAGAAGTTGTACTATCTGTTGAACTGGGGAATGGGGACTGGGGATTAGGGAACTCGGTGCCGCCTCTGGAGATAAGGGGTAATGGGGATTTTGATCGAGAAATTTCTTCCCAGTCCCCATCGCCCCTAATCCCCAGAGGGGGCCCCGAGTTCCCCGATCCCCAATCCCCAATACCTCTTGTCCAAGAGCAACTTCTCTACGAAATCCAATTTGCTATCCAAGATACAGGTATTGGCATCACACCAGAGAAAATAGAGCGCTTATTTCAGCCCTTCACTCAGGCTGATGTCTCCATGACTCGACGATATGGCGGCACAGGACTAGGACTAGTGATCAGCAAGCGGCTAAGTAAGATGATGGGCGGCACTCTTTGGGTAGAAAGTCAAGGATTTGTTGGTGGCAATCCTAGCCCTAGATGGAAAAGTGGAAAATTATTATCATCTCCTTACACTTCCCAAGGTTCAACATTCTACTTCACCATTACAGCCCAAGTGCCTGCTGTATCAGAGCAGGGTGAATTTAGTAATTCGCCGATGCAGTTTGAAGGAAAGCGCCTGTTGATTGTGGATGACAATCTGACCAACCGCCAAATTATCAGCTTGCAAGCAGAGTCTTGGAAAATGGAAACTTATGCTGCTAAATCTGGTGAAGAAGCTTTAGCTCAACTTGCTCTGGGAACACAGTTTGATATTGCCATTTTAGATATGCAAATGCCGGAAATAGATGGCATAACCCTAGCTTGTCAAATCCGCAAACAATCTGGTTGTCAAAATCTACCTTTAGTGATGATGACCTCTTTGGGTAGAGGAGAAACTTTCTCTGACTTTGGTGATGTCCAGTTTGCTGCCTCTTTGAGCAAACCGATTAAACAGTCTCAACTCTACGATGTTATTACCCGTGTTTTGGGAAATCAGCCGATCCCAGCCAGTATTTCTCATTTCCCCTTGGTAGATCGGCATTTAGCCCATCGATTGCCACTGCGGATTCTCCTAGCAGAGGATACGGTTGTTAATCAGAAAGTTGCTTTACTGATGTTACAGAAAATGGGTTATAAGGCGGATGTCGTCACCAATGGAGTAGAAGTACTCAAGGCTTTGCAAAAACAGCCTTATGACCTAGTGCTGATGGATATCCACATGCCTGAAATGGATGGGTTAGAAGCATCCCGGAGAATTTGTCAACAATGGGAAGTGGGTTTTCGCCCCTATATCATTGCAATAACTGCCAATGCGATGCGGGGCGATCGCGAAATCTGTCTTGCTGCTGGTATGGATGACTACATTAGCAAACCTATTCAGTTTCAAGATTTAGCTCAAGCACTCAGCAAATGCCCACGTCAAAGAAGTATTGAATTCCCTTCCATAGTCAAACAAGATCGAGTGATGTCCAAAGAATTGCAAACTTCGCAAAATATCCTCCAAGAAGGGCAAAACCAGACATTAAAAAACGCCAAAATCGATCTCAATATTCTGAAATCCTTGCGGGATATGGTCAGAGGAGATAGTGTTGTATTTTCTGAACTGATTGAGTGTTACCTTACAGAGACACCAAAACTGGTGGAAAATATTAGCACAGCGATCGCAACTCAGGATGCCCAAACTATATGGAAGGCAGCCCACCAACTCAAGTCTAGCAGTGGCTTTATCGGAGCGATGGCCTTAGCGCAGCTTTGCAGGGTGTTAGAAGCACAAGGACGCAGCAGTAAATTAGAAAACAGCGTAGAATCACTCTCGCAACTATACCAGGAGTATGAACAAGTTAGAACAGCCTTAGAAAAAGAACTTGCGAAGGAAACGCCATGA
- a CDS encoding CmpA/NrtA family ABC transporter substrate-binding protein has product MTEFFNQISRRKFIITAGVSAGTVFLKGCLGNPPDNLTGGSSQAQPTAQSVVNISPEQTPETTTVKLGYIPIVEAAPLIIAKEKGFFAKYGMTDVGLSKQASWGAARDNVEIGSAGGGIDGGQWQMPMPHLISEGLITKGNKKIPMYVLCQLITHGNGIAIANKHQGKGISLQLAGAKSLFKELKSSTPFTAAFTFPHVNQDLWIRYWLAAGGLDPDADVKLLTVPAAQTVANMKTGTMDAFSTGDPWPYRLVQDKIGYVAALTAEIWKNHPEEYVAMRGDWVDKNPKATKAILKGIMEAQQWLDNFDNRKEAAKILAGRNYFNLPSPEILADPYQGKYDMGDGRKIDDKSMAAYYWKDEKGSVSYPYKSHDLWFIVENVRWGFLPKDYLDNNAAKAKEIINKVNREDIWKEAAKEAGIAAADIPTNTSRGVEEFFDGIKFDPEKPEEYLKSLKIKKVSI; this is encoded by the coding sequence ATGACAGAATTTTTTAATCAAATTTCCCGTCGCAAATTCATAATTACAGCCGGAGTATCTGCGGGAACTGTATTCCTTAAAGGCTGTTTGGGTAATCCCCCTGACAACCTCACTGGCGGAAGCAGTCAAGCACAACCAACCGCTCAATCGGTTGTTAATATTAGTCCCGAACAAACACCAGAAACTACTACAGTTAAGCTAGGATATATACCCATTGTAGAAGCGGCTCCTTTAATTATTGCGAAAGAAAAAGGCTTTTTTGCAAAGTATGGCATGACTGATGTTGGTCTTTCCAAACAAGCTTCTTGGGGTGCAGCTAGAGACAACGTAGAAATTGGTTCGGCGGGTGGTGGGATAGATGGCGGTCAATGGCAGATGCCAATGCCACATTTAATTTCAGAAGGTTTAATTACCAAGGGAAATAAAAAAATCCCTATGTATGTCTTATGCCAATTGATTACACATGGAAATGGAATTGCGATCGCAAACAAGCACCAAGGCAAAGGTATTAGTTTACAACTCGCTGGCGCTAAGTCTTTATTTAAGGAATTAAAATCTTCAACCCCCTTTACTGCTGCATTCACCTTTCCCCACGTCAACCAAGATTTGTGGATTCGCTACTGGTTAGCAGCAGGTGGCTTAGATCCAGATGCAGATGTCAAGTTGCTGACAGTACCTGCGGCGCAAACTGTCGCCAACATGAAAACAGGAACAATGGATGCCTTTAGTACAGGCGATCCCTGGCCATATCGTCTGGTGCAAGACAAAATTGGCTACGTAGCAGCATTAACCGCAGAAATTTGGAAAAATCACCCTGAAGAATACGTCGCCATGAGAGGCGATTGGGTTGATAAAAATCCCAAGGCTACCAAAGCGATTTTAAAAGGAATTATGGAAGCCCAACAATGGTTAGATAATTTTGATAATCGCAAAGAAGCGGCTAAAATTCTCGCTGGACGGAATTATTTCAATCTTCCTTCACCGGAAATTCTAGCCGATCCATACCAAGGTAAATATGACATGGGCGATGGTCGCAAAATTGATGATAAATCAATGGCTGCTTACTACTGGAAAGATGAAAAAGGTAGTGTTTCCTATCCCTACAAGAGTCATGATTTATGGTTCATAGTTGAAAACGTTCGCTGGGGATTCTTACCAAAAGATTACCTAGACAATAATGCTGCCAAAGCTAAAGAAATTATCAACAAAGTCAACCGTGAAGATATTTGGAAAGAAGCTGCCAAAGAAGCTGGAATTGCTGCTGCTGATATTCCCACAAATACATCCCGTGGTGTAGAAGAGTTTTTTGATGGCATCAAATTTGACCCCGAAAAGCCAGAAGAATATTTGAAGAGTTTGAAAATCAAAAAAGTCAGTATTTAG
- the ntrB gene encoding nitrate ABC transporter permease: MTIAQKRPASPRLSNSFISGLKKQFPDLIPPTIAIAIFLTIWQLFSWTPGATLPGPIQVIQDTWILIFWPFYDRGGLDKGLFWQILASLQRVAISYTLAAIVGIGLGILIGVNKTMSKALDPIFQLLRTVPPLAWVPISLAALRQNEPAALFVIFITAIWPILINTAVGVTQIPQDYNNVAKVLQLSRKDYFINILIPAALPYIFTGLRIAIGLAWLAIIAAEIVMSGIVGIGFFIWDAYQNNNVSEVILALVYIGIVGLILDKAMGWLQNKILPAEQK; the protein is encoded by the coding sequence ATGACAATAGCTCAAAAACGTCCTGCAAGCCCTAGATTAAGTAATAGCTTTATATCCGGTCTGAAAAAGCAATTTCCTGACCTAATACCACCAACGATCGCGATCGCAATTTTCCTGACTATTTGGCAACTCTTCTCTTGGACTCCAGGCGCTACATTACCAGGGCCAATACAGGTTATTCAAGACACTTGGATTCTCATTTTCTGGCCATTTTATGACCGGGGTGGTCTTGATAAAGGTTTATTTTGGCAAATTCTCGCTAGTCTGCAACGGGTTGCGATCAGTTATACCTTAGCTGCGATCGTTGGTATTGGCTTGGGCATTTTGATTGGTGTCAATAAAACCATGTCCAAAGCTTTAGATCCCATCTTCCAACTACTGCGGACTGTACCACCTTTAGCTTGGGTTCCGATTTCTTTAGCAGCTTTACGACAAAACGAACCCGCCGCCTTATTCGTAATTTTCATTACTGCGATTTGGCCCATCTTAATTAACACTGCTGTTGGCGTTACCCAAATTCCCCAAGATTACAACAACGTCGCCAAAGTTCTGCAACTTAGCCGCAAAGACTATTTCATTAATATTTTGATTCCTGCGGCATTACCCTACATTTTTACTGGGTTGAGAATTGCGATCGGTTTAGCTTGGTTAGCGATTATCGCCGCCGAAATCGTCATGTCCGGTATCGTCGGCATCGGCTTCTTTATCTGGGATGCCTATCAAAATAACAACGTCAGCGAAGTAATTTTAGCTCTAGTTTATATCGGCATTGTTGGCTTGATTCTAGATAAAGCGATGGGTTGGCTGCAAAACAAGATTTTACCAGCAGAGCAAAAATAG